The Spirosoma radiotolerans genome has a window encoding:
- a CDS encoding capsule assembly Wzi family protein, with product MITLNAQPIRQPSHYFGEVGTYQSSSTETPFWLRSNQYGVVPNRSPVLTLRAGIYSDYDSSRHSTGRWKTSKYDFGYGINVVANANRNELAYERNVLLPEAYVKVRRGIWELYIGRRREKFGLADSTLSTGSYAWSGNAMPVPKIQLSIPVFTPIGFTKGWLAVQGTFAHGYLDANGFVSNTMLHQKSLYLRFGREKDVVRLYGGFNHQVVWGGHTDKLKGTGLVPDDGKLPSTLRDYYYVVVGDRFSRTDSSAYTNFEITNRVGNHLGSIDIGAEIDLVRHTLYFYRQNIYEDGSLFYLINIADGLNGVRIRRNDPKAIVRDILFEFLNTTSQGGPEFIIGDPYKQGKDDYFNHQQFREGWAYRQHTIGTPFIPPALGPQDQYPDGTFTANNRVYVFHAGLAGSLFTRWRVLNGPLAYQVKLSYSHNLGTYNNPFTVPKNQFSTYFNVVAPLDILGGVQLTASVATDVGSLYQNGVGSFISIRKSWGK from the coding sequence ATGATTACCCTCAATGCTCAGCCAATCCGCCAGCCTTCTCACTACTTTGGTGAAGTTGGAACCTATCAGTCCTCCTCTACAGAAACGCCGTTCTGGCTACGAAGCAACCAGTATGGTGTTGTGCCAAATCGTTCTCCTGTCCTAACCTTGCGGGCCGGTATTTATAGCGATTACGATAGCAGCCGACATAGCACCGGGCGTTGGAAGACCTCGAAATATGATTTTGGCTATGGCATAAACGTAGTCGCGAATGCAAATCGGAATGAGTTGGCTTACGAAAGAAATGTACTGTTGCCCGAAGCTTATGTAAAAGTTCGCCGTGGTATTTGGGAGCTTTACATTGGTCGTCGACGCGAAAAATTCGGGCTGGCCGATTCTACATTGTCTACAGGGTCCTATGCCTGGTCTGGTAATGCCATGCCGGTGCCTAAAATTCAATTGTCGATCCCTGTTTTTACACCAATAGGCTTCACAAAAGGTTGGCTGGCGGTTCAGGGTACTTTTGCCCATGGCTATTTAGATGCCAATGGATTTGTGTCTAATACTATGCTTCATCAAAAGTCGCTGTACTTGCGGTTTGGGCGAGAAAAAGATGTGGTTCGATTGTACGGCGGCTTCAACCATCAGGTAGTGTGGGGCGGGCATACCGATAAATTAAAGGGAACCGGTTTGGTGCCTGATGATGGCAAGCTTCCATCAACTTTACGAGATTATTATTATGTTGTGGTGGGAGACCGCTTCAGCCGCACTGACTCAAGTGCCTATACAAATTTTGAGATTACCAATCGGGTTGGTAACCATCTGGGGAGTATAGATATAGGAGCTGAGATAGACTTGGTGCGTCATACACTGTATTTCTATCGACAGAATATATACGAAGATGGCTCTCTGTTTTATTTAATCAATATTGCGGATGGGTTAAATGGAGTGCGTATTAGACGAAATGACCCTAAAGCAATTGTCCGGGATATATTGTTTGAATTTTTGAATACAACTAGTCAGGGCGGGCCGGAATTTATTATTGGAGACCCTTACAAGCAGGGGAAAGATGATTATTTTAATCATCAACAGTTTCGGGAAGGCTGGGCTTATCGGCAACATACAATCGGTACGCCGTTCATTCCCCCCGCTTTAGGGCCTCAGGATCAATATCCCGATGGGACCTTTACCGCAAACAACCGGGTGTATGTATTTCATGCTGGGCTGGCCGGAAGTTTATTTACTCGTTGGCGGGTATTGAATGGACCATTGGCCTATCAGGTCAAACTATCTTATAGCCATAATCTGGGGACTTATAACAACCCCTTTACAGTGCCCAAAAATCAGTTTTCGACCTACTTTAATGTTGTGGCCCCGTTGGACATTTTAGGTGGAGTACAATTAACGGCAAGTGTTGCTACTGACGTAGGTTCGCTTTATCAGAATGGAGTAGGCAGTTTTATAAGCATACGGAAAAGTTGGGGAAAATAG
- a CDS encoding sugar transferase → MRHRYSILFFPLHVIVDFLSLNVAFVGAYWLKFQQVEHVTQPPYAAFWALFNMIWLLEILIIKPYTFPRQLFKVYHLIKKLLILMAIHIAIISIYWVAVKGYYYSREHLLYTYILFTGMALAFRVGSLVFLREYRARGYNNRRYIIVGYGKLAVSIQNFYNAHPEMGFRFYGYFDQPSAENGGLLKGSYDDLSAYIKQEDIDCVYCCMPYIDNRYLKIIAENAEAADYQVKLLVDFRGFLARGASVEYHDFLPVLNLSSQMLADFQVNTLKRSFDLLFSIAALGLGMPLFIVLATITKFTSAGPIFYAQERIGRGGKPFKIYKFRSMYVDSEKSGPVLSGGLLDNRITPWGRFMRSTRLDEVPQFYNVLIGDMSVVGPRPERQHFIDQIVEIAPEYRSLLKVKPGITSIGQIKYGYASNIDEMVQRLRYDLLYPKRRSFLFDMWIIAQTLRVMAQGRGK, encoded by the coding sequence ATGAGGCATCGCTATTCTATATTATTTTTTCCGCTTCATGTAATCGTTGATTTCCTGAGCTTAAATGTAGCTTTTGTAGGCGCTTATTGGCTTAAATTTCAGCAGGTTGAACATGTTACGCAGCCGCCCTATGCCGCTTTCTGGGCGCTGTTCAATATGATTTGGCTGTTAGAGATCCTGATAATTAAGCCATACACGTTTCCTCGACAATTATTCAAGGTATACCATCTGATAAAAAAATTATTAATTCTGATGGCTATTCATATAGCTATTATTTCAATATATTGGGTAGCCGTGAAAGGGTACTACTATTCCCGAGAGCATTTACTGTATACGTACATACTATTTACAGGCATGGCCTTGGCTTTTCGTGTTGGAAGCCTGGTTTTTTTAAGAGAGTATAGGGCTAGAGGTTATAATAACAGACGATACATCATTGTTGGATATGGTAAGTTAGCTGTATCTATCCAAAATTTCTATAATGCCCACCCGGAAATGGGCTTTCGCTTCTACGGTTATTTTGATCAACCTTCTGCCGAAAATGGTGGTCTACTCAAAGGGAGCTATGATGACCTCTCTGCCTATATAAAGCAGGAAGACATAGATTGCGTTTATTGTTGCATGCCCTATATTGATAATCGGTATTTAAAGATCATCGCTGAGAATGCCGAAGCGGCTGATTATCAAGTAAAGTTGTTAGTCGATTTCAGAGGGTTTTTAGCTCGTGGGGCTTCGGTAGAATACCACGATTTTTTGCCTGTGCTGAACCTGTCGTCACAAATGCTGGCTGACTTTCAGGTCAATACGCTTAAACGATCGTTTGATTTATTATTTTCTATAGCCGCGCTTGGTTTAGGAATGCCTTTGTTTATTGTTTTGGCAACCATAACAAAGTTTACATCAGCGGGGCCAATCTTCTATGCTCAGGAACGTATTGGGAGGGGAGGTAAACCGTTTAAGATATACAAGTTTCGGAGTATGTATGTCGATTCCGAGAAATCAGGCCCGGTATTGTCCGGCGGCTTACTCGATAATCGAATTACACCCTGGGGCCGGTTTATGCGGAGCACGAGGCTGGATGAGGTTCCTCAATTCTACAATGTGTTGATAGGGGATATGTCTGTTGTTGGCCCTCGCCCGGAAAGGCAGCATTTTATTGATCAAATTGTTGAAATTGCTCCTGAATATCGGTCTCTGTTAAAAGTAAAGCCTGGTATTACGTCTATTGGACAGATCAAATACGGTTATGCTTCTAACATTGATGAGATGGTTCAGCGGCTGCGGTATGATTTGCTCTATCCGAAACGTCGGTCATTCTTATTTGATATGTGGATTATTGCCCAAACATTGCGGGTAATGGCGCAGGGCCGTGGCAAGTAA
- a CDS encoding acyltransferase family protein: MQPTTSTQEPALAQPVPIRRLLSLDALRGFDMFWIMGGEEVFHVLAKTTGWAWAIFLADQFTHVTWNGFRPYDCIFPLFLFLAGVSTPYSLGSRLAKGDNRAMLARKVITRGLILVVLGIIYNNGLFMKPFAEMRFGSVLARIGLAGMFAQLIYLYVRSERARYGIFIGILLLYWAMLMLIPVPGFGAGNLTMEGSLVGYVDRLFMPGRLYKVVHDPEGLLSTLPAICTGLLGVFAGTVLRRHNLTDTRKIQQLILAGVSCVALGWVWNSVFPVNKNLWTSSFVLVAGGWSLLILSLFYWIIDVKNWRRWTFFFVVIGMNSILIYLAGRVIDFEYAAHFLFAGLLHFFSEPVQTVGSVVAFLAVKWGFLYFLYKKKTFLRV; this comes from the coding sequence ATGCAACCTACAACCTCTACCCAAGAGCCTGCCCTGGCTCAGCCAGTGCCGATCCGTCGTCTTTTATCCCTCGATGCCTTGCGGGGTTTCGACATGTTTTGGATTATGGGAGGTGAAGAAGTCTTTCATGTCCTTGCCAAAACGACCGGCTGGGCGTGGGCTATTTTTCTGGCTGATCAGTTTACCCATGTCACCTGGAATGGATTCCGGCCTTATGACTGCATCTTCCCCTTGTTTCTGTTTCTGGCGGGCGTCTCCACCCCTTACTCATTGGGCAGCCGGTTAGCGAAAGGCGACAATAGAGCGATGCTGGCCCGAAAAGTCATTACGCGGGGGCTAATTCTGGTCGTTTTGGGAATCATTTACAACAACGGCTTATTTATGAAACCCTTTGCCGAAATGCGTTTTGGCAGTGTTTTGGCCCGAATTGGTCTGGCAGGGATGTTTGCCCAACTCATATATCTGTACGTCCGTAGCGAACGGGCTCGGTATGGCATTTTTATAGGCATCCTGCTACTCTACTGGGCTATGCTGATGCTTATTCCCGTGCCGGGGTTTGGCGCAGGCAACCTAACCATGGAAGGCAGTTTGGTAGGATATGTCGATCGGCTGTTTATGCCCGGACGGCTCTACAAGGTCGTACATGACCCTGAAGGCCTCCTGTCAACCTTACCAGCTATTTGTACGGGCCTGTTAGGTGTTTTCGCCGGAACTGTCTTGCGCCGGCATAACCTGACCGATACGCGAAAAATTCAACAGCTCATTCTGGCCGGTGTAAGCTGCGTTGCCCTGGGCTGGGTCTGGAATAGCGTGTTTCCTGTCAATAAAAATCTTTGGACAAGTTCGTTCGTGCTGGTAGCCGGAGGGTGGAGCTTACTGATTCTGAGCCTGTTTTACTGGATTATCGATGTAAAAAACTGGCGTCGATGGACTTTTTTCTTTGTCGTAATCGGCATGAACTCCATTCTTATCTATTTGGCGGGCCGAGTCATTGACTTCGAATACGCAGCCCATTTTCTTTTTGCTGGATTACTACACTTCTTCAGCGAACCTGTTCAGACAGTGGGCAGTGTAGTAGCCTTTCTGGCAGTTAAGTGGGGTTTCCTATATTTCCTGTACAAGAAGAAAACGTTTCTACGGGTTTAA
- a CDS encoding capsule assembly Wzi family protein: MRFLFLSIWYGTIVAASCTLGFGQRVSQYQVETGALLSSDQTPFWLRANQYGVVPLKNPAFRLNASLHSDYRLADSLGHKPIADWGYGLNMVANLGATNQFLFPEAYVKGRLGAFELYAGRRKEIIGLVDTLLTSGSYIWSGNTVPFPKIQLAVPVFTPLPFTKGVLSVMGTFSHGWFENAGRLVQGSYLHQSSLYGRIGKSSWRVRFYGGFNHQVMWGGHSNYLDNTVSANGKLPSSIKYFPAVVLGTRNPFPDDQSIQTLSHFEENRVGNHLGSVDLAIDVNLNHWNLFVYRQFLYDDGSLFYGTNLVDGLNGLRIRNRDQPSGTAFFLKQITLEYLFTGSQGGDLFVLEDPAKRGRDDYFNNSQFIDGWTYFGRTIGTPFLTPQQEVSSTLPPRYGIANNRVSAYHFGLSALIANKVDIIAKLSYSLNAGTYAIPYLTIPTQFSGLLTASVPVGLFGGTVLGGSLAVDSGKLLPNSVGGYISLRKTGVLGGNRRPMVSPRRGF, from the coding sequence ATGAGATTTTTGTTTTTAAGCATCTGGTACGGGACAATTGTTGCTGCAAGTTGTACCCTAGGGTTTGGACAGCGTGTTAGTCAATATCAGGTAGAAACGGGTGCGCTACTTTCTTCGGATCAGACCCCCTTTTGGCTACGAGCCAATCAATACGGGGTTGTCCCGCTTAAAAATCCAGCGTTTCGACTAAATGCCAGCCTTCATTCGGATTATCGGCTCGCGGATAGCCTGGGACATAAGCCTATAGCAGATTGGGGCTATGGGCTTAATATGGTGGCTAACCTTGGGGCAACCAATCAATTTCTGTTTCCTGAGGCCTATGTTAAAGGGCGTCTCGGGGCGTTCGAACTGTATGCTGGGCGCCGAAAAGAAATCATTGGCCTGGTCGATACTCTGCTGACAAGTGGGTCTTATATCTGGTCGGGTAATACAGTACCCTTCCCAAAGATTCAATTAGCCGTACCCGTTTTTACCCCTCTTCCCTTTACAAAAGGTGTCCTGTCGGTAATGGGTACGTTTTCCCATGGCTGGTTTGAAAATGCTGGCCGCCTGGTGCAAGGCTCCTACCTGCATCAATCATCCTTGTATGGCCGCATAGGCAAGTCCTCCTGGCGGGTACGTTTTTATGGCGGATTTAATCATCAGGTGATGTGGGGCGGACATTCTAATTATTTAGATAATACCGTATCCGCCAACGGTAAATTGCCTTCGAGTATCAAGTATTTTCCTGCCGTTGTGTTGGGTACCCGAAATCCTTTTCCAGATGATCAAAGTATTCAGACACTTTCCCATTTTGAAGAAAACCGTGTTGGTAACCACCTCGGCTCCGTCGATCTGGCTATAGATGTTAATCTAAACCATTGGAATTTATTTGTGTACCGGCAATTCCTATATGACGATGGGTCGTTATTTTATGGAACAAATCTGGTCGATGGCCTAAATGGACTGCGCATACGGAACCGCGACCAACCGTCAGGAACGGCTTTTTTTCTGAAACAGATTACATTGGAGTATTTATTCACAGGAAGCCAGGGAGGAGATTTATTTGTCCTGGAAGATCCTGCGAAAAGGGGCCGGGATGATTACTTTAATAATAGCCAATTCATTGATGGCTGGACATACTTTGGCCGCACGATAGGAACACCTTTTCTAACCCCTCAGCAAGAGGTAAGCTCAACCTTGCCACCACGTTATGGCATTGCCAACAATCGGGTCAGTGCGTACCATTTTGGTTTGAGCGCACTTATCGCCAACAAAGTGGATATAATTGCCAAGCTGTCCTATAGCCTAAATGCTGGCACATATGCTATTCCTTATTTAACGATTCCCACGCAATTTTCGGGCTTATTAACGGCTTCGGTGCCTGTCGGCTTGTTCGGTGGTACTGTTCTAGGCGGTTCGTTGGCGGTTGATTCTGGCAAACTTTTGCCAAATAGTGTGGGCGGCTATATCAGCTTACGAAAAACGGGCGTTTTAGGAGGAAATCGTCGGCCGATGGTATCGCCACGCAGAGGATTCTAA
- a CDS encoding serine hydrolase domain-containing protein, whose protein sequence is MVRMNSFLSWFCVLVLIGVGISCGQDQKNLNKSARALRSCADEQILTSAEQTAIRQQINAEGKSRRIEEIFRQKVRGGLNGNVLVAQKGIILYKNCFGLGHFERNQRDTLVEDSKFQLASLSKTFTAVGTLKLIEAGKLKFEDTIQRFYPDFPYHGITVRELLSHRSGLPNYQYAFDDSMKVNFYKKEKPYPSNATIMHWFATVKPTPKAYNIPGRGFSYSNTNYMVLASIIEKVTGQSYEAFIQKNIFEPLGMHQTFVATTKNDSINHHRTAGYQWNRRIPKDYYDDVVGDKGIYSTTGDLFRWYRALNGDCLLPKKILAEAFVPRSFEKKGAKNYGYGFRMMLNDNKQPEYIYHSGWWKGYNTMFWFSPKDEYVIIILGNRYNTTVYQVKELIEVLHSGSNDKVSTEESEVEI, encoded by the coding sequence ATGGTGCGAATGAATAGTTTCTTGAGTTGGTTTTGCGTTCTGGTATTGATTGGCGTTGGCATATCCTGTGGACAAGACCAAAAAAACCTGAACAAGTCGGCGCGCGCCCTGCGTAGTTGTGCAGATGAACAGATTCTTACAAGTGCCGAACAAACGGCCATTCGCCAACAGATCAACGCCGAGGGGAAAAGCCGGAGGATCGAAGAAATCTTCAGACAAAAAGTCCGGGGCGGTCTAAATGGTAATGTGCTGGTGGCACAAAAAGGCATTATTTTGTATAAAAACTGCTTTGGCCTTGGCCATTTTGAACGCAACCAGCGCGATACATTGGTGGAAGATTCAAAATTCCAACTGGCATCGTTATCGAAAACCTTCACGGCCGTTGGTACGCTCAAACTCATTGAAGCGGGTAAACTTAAATTCGAGGATACTATTCAGCGGTTTTACCCCGATTTCCCGTATCACGGTATCACCGTTCGCGAATTGTTGAGCCACCGAAGCGGTCTGCCAAATTACCAGTATGCTTTTGACGATAGCATGAAGGTGAACTTCTATAAGAAAGAGAAGCCTTATCCGTCAAATGCCACCATTATGCACTGGTTTGCTACGGTGAAACCAACGCCCAAGGCCTATAATATTCCCGGACGAGGGTTTAGCTATAGTAATACCAACTACATGGTGCTGGCGTCGATCATTGAGAAAGTAACGGGTCAAAGCTACGAAGCGTTTATTCAGAAGAATATTTTCGAGCCGCTGGGCATGCACCAGACGTTTGTTGCGACAACGAAAAACGACTCCATTAATCACCACCGAACGGCGGGATACCAGTGGAACCGACGTATTCCAAAAGATTATTATGACGATGTTGTTGGTGATAAGGGAATTTATTCGACTACCGGCGACCTCTTCAGGTGGTATCGTGCATTAAATGGAGACTGTTTATTGCCGAAGAAAATACTCGCCGAAGCCTTTGTTCCGCGCAGTTTTGAAAAGAAAGGCGCTAAAAATTATGGCTACGGCTTCCGGATGATGCTGAATGACAATAAACAGCCTGAATACATCTATCATTCAGGTTGGTGGAAAGGCTACAATACCATGTTCTGGTTCAGCCCCAAAGATGAGTATGTGATTATTATCCTCGGAAACCGCTATAACACAACGGTTTACCAGGTTAAGGAACTCATCGAGGTATTACACAGTGGGTCGAACGACAAAGTATCGACAGAAGAAAGTGAGGTAGAAATATGA
- a CDS encoding DUF1573 domain-containing protein: MKKTFSLFVALFMLVAVSYAQKGVLKFTKETHDFGKVEQGKPVTHVFEFKNTGTDPVVINDAQASCGCTKPSFSREPIMPGKTGSISATYNAAAAGPFNKSVTVTSNAEAGQAVLYLKGEVVSAAAAAETAAAPAATTPAAKDKKKSTKTSR, from the coding sequence ATGAAAAAGACTTTTTCACTTTTCGTAGCTTTGTTCATGCTGGTTGCTGTTAGCTACGCCCAAAAAGGAGTTTTGAAATTTACGAAAGAAACCCACGATTTCGGTAAAGTTGAGCAGGGTAAGCCAGTAACTCACGTATTCGAATTTAAGAATACAGGTACCGATCCAGTTGTTATCAACGACGCTCAGGCATCCTGCGGTTGCACCAAGCCAAGTTTCTCGCGTGAGCCAATCATGCCTGGCAAAACAGGCTCTATCTCGGCTACCTACAATGCTGCCGCTGCCGGCCCATTCAACAAATCGGTAACCGTAACCAGCAATGCCGAAGCAGGTCAGGCGGTTCTGTATCTGAAAGGTGAAGTGGTTTCTGCCGCTGCGGCTGCCGAAACGGCCGCTGCTCCTGCAGCCACAACACCGGCTGCGAAAGACAAGAAAAAGAGCACCAAAACTTCACGCTAA
- a CDS encoding prohibitin family protein: MFFLVLGFLVLVAGFAINTPAIAFSHYSRPTKVVGVILIVLGFVTSSIRQIDAGQVGVTSIFGNVSDRPLSAGLNFVNPLANVTEFDIKTQNYTMSASHDEGQKAGDDAIRVLTADGLEVVIDLTVLYRVVSADAPKIYSEIGTDYMDKIVRPITRTRIRDNAVYYDAIALYSTRRDEFQTRIYKTIEADFRKRGLLLEQLLIRNIDLPASVKKTIESKINAEQDAQKMQFVLQKEKQEAERKRVEAQGIADYQKILSTGLSDKQLQYEQIKAQRELAASPNAKIVIMGSRGNVPMILSDK; the protein is encoded by the coding sequence ATGTTTTTTCTAGTCCTTGGCTTTTTGGTGCTTGTCGCCGGATTTGCCATCAATACCCCTGCCATCGCATTTTCTCATTATTCCCGGCCCACCAAAGTAGTGGGCGTTATTCTCATTGTTCTGGGCTTTGTTACATCCAGCATCCGCCAGATAGACGCTGGGCAAGTTGGCGTCACCTCCATTTTTGGTAATGTGAGCGATCGCCCCTTAAGCGCTGGCCTTAACTTCGTTAACCCATTGGCGAATGTGACAGAATTCGACATAAAAACCCAGAACTACACCATGTCGGCCAGCCACGATGAAGGTCAGAAAGCAGGCGACGATGCCATCCGCGTACTTACCGCCGATGGGCTGGAAGTGGTGATTGACCTAACTGTGCTGTATCGGGTTGTTTCGGCCGATGCGCCCAAAATTTATAGCGAAATCGGCACTGATTACATGGACAAAATTGTACGTCCCATTACCCGTACCCGTATTCGGGATAACGCCGTCTATTATGATGCCATCGCCTTGTACTCGACCCGGCGCGACGAATTTCAAACCCGCATTTACAAGACGATAGAAGCTGACTTCCGCAAACGTGGGCTCCTGCTCGAACAACTATTGATTCGAAACATTGACTTACCTGCCTCAGTTAAGAAGACCATTGAATCGAAGATTAACGCGGAACAGGACGCTCAGAAAATGCAGTTTGTCCTGCAAAAAGAAAAGCAGGAAGCTGAACGAAAACGGGTAGAAGCCCAGGGGATCGCCGACTACCAAAAGATTCTCTCGACTGGTCTAAGCGATAAGCAATTGCAGTATGAGCAGATAAAAGCCCAGCGCGAACTGGCAGCATCGCCGAACGCCAAAATCGTGATTATGGGTAGCCGCGGCAACGTACCGATGATCTTGTCGGATAAATAA
- a CDS encoding alpha/beta hydrolase, which produces MRSLLFSMLLATVLPKLALAQEIIKLWPDEAIPNAIVGTQITEKSETDANDILRISNVSVPTLTVYLPPKGKATGTAVMICPGGGYGILAASHEGSDVARWFNDMGVAAFVLKYRLPNPAIMTNQQEVPLLDAMQGLTLIRKGAARYGIDSNKIGVMGFSAGGHLASTLATHYNKGPKASEQAKPNFTILLYPVITFGEKAHAGSRNNLLGKLASSPEMVAYYSNELQVTAQTPPTFLVHAEDDKAVPVENSIDFYLACLKSGVPAEMHLYPSGGHGFGLRTAKFGSLNAWPDACKAWLMSLYAKK; this is translated from the coding sequence ATGCGTTCACTACTTTTTAGCATGCTATTGGCCACTGTATTACCCAAACTTGCCTTAGCGCAGGAAATTATCAAACTCTGGCCGGATGAAGCCATTCCCAACGCAATTGTGGGGACGCAGATTACAGAAAAGTCTGAAACAGATGCGAATGACATTCTTCGTATCAGCAATGTATCTGTGCCGACATTGACGGTCTACCTACCGCCAAAAGGTAAAGCGACAGGAACCGCTGTTATGATTTGCCCCGGTGGTGGCTACGGAATTCTGGCGGCCAGCCACGAGGGTTCGGATGTAGCGCGCTGGTTTAACGATATGGGAGTAGCGGCTTTTGTACTCAAATATCGGCTGCCAAACCCGGCTATTATGACCAACCAGCAGGAGGTGCCCTTGCTGGATGCGATGCAGGGCTTAACGCTTATTCGAAAAGGTGCCGCCCGGTATGGAATCGACTCAAACAAAATTGGTGTGATGGGTTTTTCGGCAGGAGGCCACCTGGCCTCTACACTCGCTACGCATTACAACAAAGGGCCTAAGGCGAGTGAGCAGGCCAAGCCAAATTTTACGATTTTACTGTACCCGGTCATTACGTTTGGTGAGAAAGCGCATGCCGGATCGCGGAATAACTTATTGGGTAAGCTCGCGTCATCGCCGGAGATGGTCGCTTATTATTCCAATGAACTGCAAGTTACTGCTCAGACACCGCCTACTTTTTTAGTCCATGCGGAAGATGACAAAGCTGTGCCGGTTGAAAACAGCATTGACTTCTATTTGGCCTGTTTAAAAAGTGGTGTCCCTGCTGAAATGCATCTGTATCCAAGTGGTGGACATGGGTTTGGCCTCCGAACGGCTAAATTTGGTTCACTCAACGCCTGGCCCGACGCCTGTAAAGCTTGGCTAATGAGCCTATATGCAAAGAAGTAG